The Diadema setosum chromosome 4, eeDiaSeto1, whole genome shotgun sequence genome window below encodes:
- the LOC140227855 gene encoding protein rolling stone-like, whose amino-acid sequence MSIKSDKFRYQIQWFLFNVSAVNCIIVSIVQWRYWFHTEFEEPDAVANLFVVSNLDLPIAVCLIDIFLTLIVVRFVHVVYPLSCLIVYLLFTIIYLAAGGKNSLRNFSIFPFLDFKNQPGLAAATTVGATFAALLAQATLKGLYALRVRCMDSKRTDAAHLTEEMSPVELESLAADFRAV is encoded by the exons ATGTCCATTAAAAGTG acAAGTTTCGGTACCAGATTCAATGGTTTCTCTTCAACGTCTCAGCCGTTAATTGCATCATCGTATCAATTGTTCAATGGCGGTACTGGTTCCATACAGAATTTGAGGAGCCTGACGCGGTAGCCAACCTGTTTGTAGTCAGCAACCTTGACTTACCCATTGCAGTCTGTCTGATTGACATCTTCCTCACCCTGATCGTCGTCCGCTTCGTACACGTTGTCTACCCACTGTCGTGCCTGATCGTGTACTTGCTCTTCACAATCATCTACTTGGCGGCTGGAGGAAAGAATTCTTTGAGAAACTTTTCCATTTTTCCCTTTCTCGACTTCAAAAACCAACCCGGCCTAGCTGCCGCAACCACGGTGGGTGCGACCTTTGCAGCTCTGCTCGCTCAGGCCACTTTGAAAGGATTGTACGCCCTCCGTGTCCGATGTATGGATAGTAAAAGAACAGATGCCGCTCACCTTACAGAGGAGATGTCACCCGTCGAGCTCGAATCACTGGCAGCGGATTTTAGAGCCGTATGA